One Terriglobales bacterium genomic window, CGAAGGACGATCGGCCACCGACTAACGACTAACGACCAAGAACAGGACCCGCAATCATAGATCGGTAGGGAATTATGGCGAGCCTGCTGTACCAACAGATCGACGCCTTGAGCCGAGAGAAGGGGATCGACCCCCAGATCGTGGTGAGCGCGGTGGAGGATGCCATCGTCATCGCCACCCGCAAGTACTACAAGAGCCAGGAGAACCTGAAGGCGGAGCTGGACAAGGAGACGGGGCAGATCAAGGCCTTCGCGGTCAAGGCAGTGGTGGAGGCCCCGGAGCAGGTGGAGGACGCCAACCTGCAGATCCCGCTGGCCGAGGCCCGCAAGGTCGACCCCAACGTCGAGGTCGGGGGTGAGGTGCGCTTCTACAAGCCCACCGAGGTGCTGGGTCGGATCGCGGCGCAGATGGCCAAGCAGGTCATCTTCCAGAAGGTGCGGGAGGCGGAGCGCGACACCGTCTACAACGAGTACATCGGGCGGCTGGGCGAGATCGTGACCGCGGCGGTGAAGCGGGTGGAAGGTCCGGACGTGATCTTCGAGGTGGGCAAGGCGGAGGCGCGCATGCCGCGCAAGGAGCAGTCGCGGCTGGAGTCGTTCGCCATCGGGGAGCGCGTGCGGGTGGTGATCGCGCGGGTGGAGAAGGCCGCCAAGGGCCCGGCGCTGGTGGTCTCGCGGGCGGCCCCCGAGCTGGTGCAGCACCTCTTCCAGACCGAGGTGCCGGAGATCTACGACGGCACGGTGGTCATCCGGGCG contains:
- the nusA gene encoding transcription termination factor NusA; the encoded protein is MASLLYQQIDALSREKGIDPQIVVSAVEDAIVIATRKYYKSQENLKAELDKETGQIKAFAVKAVVEAPEQVEDANLQIPLAEARKVDPNVEVGGEVRFYKPTEVLGRIAAQMAKQVIFQKVREAERDTVYNEYIGRLGEIVTAAVKRVEGPDVIFEVGKAEARMPRKEQSRLESFAIGERVRVVIARVEKAAKGPALVVSRAAPELVQHLFQTEVPEIYDGTVVIRAIAREAGERTKIAVMSKDKDVDSVGACVGMKGMRVQSIIRELRGEKIDIIEYHEDPVTFAEKALQPAKVSRVSVVDAADKHLEVIVDDSQLSLAIGKKGQNVRL